Within the Chloroflexota bacterium genome, the region ATCGGTTAATTCAACATATTTGCCCACCAGCGCGATATTTACCGGCTCGTGGTCCGTTTTCAATCGTTCCACAAGGTTGCGCCATTCTTTTAAATTGCTTCTTTTGGTCGGCAGGTGAAGCTTGTGCGCGAGTAATCGCCCGAGACCCGCTTCATCCAGCAAGAGAGGTATTTCATAAATCGTGGATACGGTCGGCAGAGGAATAACTGCCTCTCGTTCCACGTCGCAGAACAGGGATATTTTATCCCTAATACCTTCCGGAATCGGAAGGTCACTGCGGCAGATAATGATGTCAGGCTGGATACCCATGCGGCGCAGCTCATTGACACTGTGCTGGGTGGGTTTTGTCTTCAGCTCCTTGGTCGCGTTAAGATAAGGGAGCAGCGTAACGTGAACGTAAAGCACATTGTCCCGCCCGACGTCGTTGCGCATCTGCCTGATGGCTTCAAGGAAGGGCTGGCCCTCGATATCGCCCACCGTGCCGCCGACTTCAATGAGGATAACGTCCGCACCGGACTTATCTGCCAGGCTTTTAAAACACGACTTTATCTGGGAGGTGACGTGAGGCACAACCTGAATCGTCCCGCCGAGGAAATCCCCCCGTCGCTCCTTGGCAATGACTGCGCTGTATATCTGGCCTGAGGTAACGTTCGACTCCTGGGTTACTTCAACGTCAATGAAGCGCTCGTAGTTACCCAGGTCAAGGTCAGTCTCGGCACCGTCCCGGGTGACAAACACTTCACCGTGCTGGTAAGGGGACATCGTGCCCGGGTCAACATTGAGATAGGGGTCGAGTTTCTGTGCCGTGACTTTGAGCCGACGACTCTTCAGAATGGTGCCCATGGAAGCGACGGTTACACCCTTGCCAACAGAACTAACTACACCACCAGTTACAAAGATATACTTTGGCATACAGGAAACCAAATTTTACAAAACAATCAAGAAAAACCTTCACTTTTCTTGGCAGCATGTTTATTGAGGTTGGACTTTGACAACAGAGGGCACCGATTACAGGGGGACGTTCTTGTTAATTTATACAGAAATAACGTTAGCTGTCAAGTTTTTGATGGGGAGTTTCTTTTATTATAAAGATACAAATGCGTGTTGTCAAGTTAGGAGCAATTAAAACTTATGGTAGTGAGGCGGGCGGTTAATCGTGCTATAATCTATATGGACTAAGCACTATGGCTAAAGGAGACAGGCGCCGATGGATGAGTTAAAGGTATTCACGGGCAATGCCCATCCGGAGCTGGCCAAGGAGGTGGTCAATTATCTTGGCATACCTCTGG harbors:
- a CDS encoding CTP synthase, whose amino-acid sequence is MPKYIFVTGGVVSSVGKGVTVASMGTILKSRRLKVTAQKLDPYLNVDPGTMSPYQHGEVFVTRDGAETDLDLGNYERFIDVEVTQESNVTSGQIYSAVIAKERRGDFLGGTIQVVPHVTSQIKSCFKSLADKSGADVILIEVGGTVGDIEGQPFLEAIRQMRNDVGRDNVLYVHVTLLPYLNATKELKTKPTQHSVNELRRMGIQPDIIICRSDLPIPEGIRDKISLFCDVEREAVIPLPTVSTIYEIPLLLDEAGLGRLLAHKLHLPTKRSNLKEWRNLVERLKTDHEPVNIALVGKYVELTDAYFSVREALCHAALYHNRGLNLFWVHSEDLERDGCDSLLRSAQGIIVPGGFGIRGIEGMVRAASYARTNEIPYLGLCLGLHVMVIELARHALRSKKPNSTEFDPDTPYPVIDILPEQKKVHEKGGTMRLGNYPCNLAPGTHAAQAYGQSLIHERHRHRYEFNNDFRATLEKAGMVYSGLSPDNRLVEICELANHPWMVSCQFHPEFGSRPSRPHPLFRDFVGVAKDVLREGAQPPLPLSAEQ